The genomic DNA TAGCAGGTTTCAATGAGGTCTTGGGTTTCGTCAATTTCTAATTGTGTGGAATGCCATTCTTGTGCCATAGATTTCCCTTTCTATACGATTAATTTTGGATATGTCCGTTGAGATATGTTATCATATTAGCATGGATTTTTTGCGTTTGCAAGATACAATTTAAAATATTCAGTTGTCTGTTTCTGGTTGTCAGAACTGCTATACCGTGGCGGACACCTGGTAAATAAAGGAATAAAATGGGAACTATTAAATTTCAAGACATCATTGCCGCGAGACAGGTCGTGGCGCTGTATTTAAAATCTACACCACTAACTCACTACCCAGAATTGTCCGAGCGACTCGGATTTCAAGCATACATCAAACACGAAAACCATAACCCTACAGGCAGCTTTAAAGTACGCGGTGGTCTGAATTTCATGCACCATCTGCCACAAACCCAACGCGAAAAGGGCGTAATTACAGCGACGCGTGGAAATCATGGACAGTCTATCGCTTACGCATCAGCACAGTTTGGTGTCAAGACGACCGTCGTTGTACCGCATGGGAATAACCCTG from Candidatus Poribacteria bacterium includes the following:
- a CDS encoding pyridoxal-phosphate dependent enzyme, with product MGTIKFQDIIAARQVVALYLKSTPLTHYPELSERLGFQAYIKHENHNPTGSFKVRGGLNFMHHLPQTQREKGVITATRGNHGQSIAYASAQFGVKTTVVVPHGNNP